A single genomic interval of Sander lucioperca isolate FBNREF2018 chromosome 9, SLUC_FBN_1.2, whole genome shotgun sequence harbors:
- the LOC116041787 gene encoding E3 ubiquitin-protein ligase MARCHF6-like: MDTAEEADICRVCRSEGSQDKPLYHPCVCTGSIKFIHQECLLQWLKHSRKEYCELCKHRFAFTPIYSPDMPSRLPVQDICAGLVTSIGTAIRYWFHYTLVAFAWLGVVPLTACRIYKCVFTGSVSSLLTLPLDMLSTQNLLADCLQGCFVVTCTLCAFISLVWLREQIVHGGAPQWLEQNPPPLVPNQPDGPAPANEVPGGNINAQAAADVAEAQQPADPAPDGLAPANPHEAGHHVDEAELDDDEEDDDGEEEEDDDDDDEDDDEEGREEDAADANNGGQEDLNWNALEWDRAAEELTWERMLGLDGSLVFLEHVFWVVSLNTLFILVFAFCPYHIGHFSVVGLGFEDYVKASHFDGLVTTILGYILLAGALIVCHALASLVKFQRPRRLLGVCYIVVKVSLLVVMEIGLFPLICGWWLDICSLEMFDATLKDREQSFDAAPGTTMFFHWLVGMVYVFYFASFILLLREVLRPGVLWFLRNLNDPDFNPVQEMIHLPIYRHLRRFILSVVVFGSIVLLMLWLPIRIIKLLFPTFLPYNVMLYSDAPVSELSLELLLLQVVLPALLEQGHTRQWLKRLVHAWTFTAGYMLDLHSYLLGDHEDDDNQPNNAPGRHNNNRIPGLGEGLHAAHQAILQQGGPVGFQSYHRPLNFPLKIILLVVFMCVALLLASLICLTLPVCAGRWLMSFWMGNAMVHELYTAASGLYICWLSIRAATVMLSWMPQGRTMIMLKVHEWTLMILKTLVVAVLLAGVIPLLLGLLFELVVVAPLRVQLHQTPLFYPWQDWALGVLHAKIIAAITLMGPQWWLKTVIEQVYANGIRNIDLNFIVRGLAAPVICVLLLSLSVPYTISKGITPLLGVQPEMQTLVDRRIYPFLLMVVILLAILSFQIRQFKRLYEHIKNDKYLVGQRLVNYERKTGMRVSSSSHSTSS, encoded by the exons ATGGACACCGCTGAGGAAG CGGACATCTGTCGGGTATGCCGGTCAGAGGGCAGCCAGGACAAGCCGCTCTACCATCCCTGTGTCTGCACTGGTAGCATCAAGTTTATCCATCAGGAATG CTTACTCCAGTGGTTGAAACACAGCAGAAAAGAATACTGTGAATTATGCAAACACAGGTTTGCATTTACACCAA TCTACTCTCCTGACATGCCATCTCGGTTGCCTGTCCAGGACATCTGTGCAGGGCTGGTCACCAGTATTGGAACAGCCATTAGATACTGGTTCCACTACACACTGGTGGCCTTTGCCTGGCTTGGCGTGGTGCCTCTCACAGCAT GTCGTATCTACAAGTGTGTCTTTACTGGCTCTGTGAGCTCTCTCCTTACTCTGCCATTAGATATGCTTTCAAC GCAAAACCTGCTTGCAGACTGCCTTCAGGGCTGTTTTGTGGTCACTTGCACGCTGTGCGCCTTCATCAGCCTGGTGTGGCTTAGAGAGCAGATTGTCCACGGTGGCGCCCCTCAGTGGTTAGAGCAAAATCCACCCCCTCTAGTTCCTAACCAGCCTGACGGTCCTGCACCAGCTAATGAG GTTCCAGGTGGTAACATCAACGCCCAGGCTGCTGCCGACGTCGCAGAAGCCCAGCAGCCTGCAGACCCTGCCCCAGACGGTCTGGCACCGGCCAACCCGCATGAAGCTGGCCACCACGTAGATGAGGCTGAACTGGACGATGATGAAGAAGATGACgatggggaggaggaggaggacgacgacgacgacgacgaggATGACGATGAGGAAGGCAGGGAAGAGGATGCTGCTGACGCGAATAATGGAGGACAAG AAGATTTGAACTGGAACGCCCTGGAGTGGGACCGTGCAGCAGAGGAGCTGACCTGGGAAAGG ATGCTGGGGCTGGATGGCTCCCTAGTTTTCTTG GAGCATGTGTTCTGGGTGGTGTCTCTCAACACACTCTTCATCCTGGTCTTTG CTTTTTGCCCGTATCACATCGGCCATTTCTCAGTGGTTGGACTGGGCTTTGAAGACTAT GTCAAAGCTTCACACTTTGACGGCCTCGTCACCACCATACTGGGGTACATCCTCCTGGCTGGAGCTCTCATAGTGTGCCAT GCGTTGGCTTCATTAGTGAAGTTCCAGCGACCCAGACGCCTCTTGGGTGTCTGCTACATTGTTGTCAAG GTGTCCCTGCTGGTTGTCATGGAGATCGGCTTGTTCCCGCTGATTTGTGGTTGGTGGCTCGACATTTGCTCACTG GAGATGTTTGATGCGACTCTAAAAGACAGGGAGCAGAGTTTTGACGCAGCCCCGGGTACCACCATGTTCTTCCACTGGCTGGTCGGCATGGTCTACGTCTTCTACTTCGCCTCCTTCATCCTTCTGCTCAGAGAG GTGCTTCGGCCGGGTGTGCTGTGGTTCCTGAGGAACCTGAACGATCCAGACTTCAACCCAGTCCAAGAGATGATCCACCTGCCCATTTACAGACACCTGCGGAGGTTTATTCTCTCTGTG GTGGTGTTTGGCTCTATAGTTCTGCTGATGCTTTGGCTTCCTATCAGAATCATCAAATTGCTCTTTCCGACCTTCCTGCCCTACAACGTCATGCTTTACAG CGATGCACCGGTCAGCGAGTTGTCATTGGAGCTGCTGTTGCTTCAGGTTGTTCTGCCGGCACTGCTGGAGCAGGGTCACACTCGCCAGTGGCTCAAACGGCTCGTCCATGCCTGGACGTTCACAGCCGGCTACATGCT TGACCTTCACTCCTACCTGCTGGGGGACCATGAAGATGATGACAACCAACCAAACAACGCTCCCGGTCGCCATAACAACAACAGGATCCCTGGCCTGGGGGAGGGTCTTCACGCTGCCCATCAGGCCATTCTGCAGCAGGGCGGTCCTGTTGGTTTCCAGTCGTACCACCGGCCCCTCAACTTCCCCCTCAAG ATCATTCTGCTGGTTGTCTTTATGTGCGTGGCGCTGCTCCTGGCTAGTCTGATCTGCCTTACACTGCCGG TGTGTGCAGGTCGCTGGCTGATGTCTTTCTGGATGGGCAATGCCATGGTTCATGAGCTGTACACAGCGGCCAGCGGTCTGTACATCTGCTGGCTGTCCATTCGAGCCGCCACCGTGATGCTGTCCTGGATGCCACAGGGGCGGACCATGATCATGCTCAAAGTCCACGAGTGGACGCTCATG ATCCTAAAGACCCTTGTGGTGGCCGTGCTGTTAGCTGGGGTGATTCCTCTGCTGTTGGGTCTGCTGTTTGAGCTGGTCGTCGTTGCTCCTCTCAGAGTCCAGCTGCACCAGACGCCTCTCTTCTACCCCTGGCAG GACTGGGCACTGGGAGTGCTCCATGCTAAAATCATCGCTGCCATCACACTGATGGGCCCTCAGTGGTGGCTCAAAACCGTCATCGAGCAG GTGTATGCTAACGGTATCCGAAACATTGACCTCAATTTCATCGTGCGAGGGCTGGCCGCCCCAGTCATctgcgtcctgctgctgtcTCTCAGTGTGCCCTACACTATCTCTAAAGGCATTACACCACTGCTGG GTGTGCAGCCAGAAATGCAGACGCTGGTGGATAGGAGGATCTATCCCTTCCTGCTCATGGTGGTCATACTGTTGGCCATCCTGTCCTTCCAGATACGACAGTTCAAACGCCTCTACGAACACATCAAGAATGACAA ATACCTGGTTGGACAGCGACTGGTGAACTATGAACGTAAGACAGGCATGAGGGTGTCCAGCTCCTCACACAGCACCTCCTCATAG
- the LOC116041833 gene encoding ankyrin repeat domain-containing protein 33B-like, with protein sequence MVLITEEQSEGSKVLENGVFRGVGLGDSPFRTNKVAMDTPAISITNVEQNGDECEVSGEDDSEDFEVDYMQNYWEDEDDIYQEFEELDFDALPDRLDTQSIASDDSFYPHDDSVGSQIMYQRSPSSDSPKPISFFKACCNNNTIIVKIMIRQGVTEEEVKEADRNRRSGLIMACYHGYVEVVIALSQCPCLDVNWQDNEGNTALITAAQAGHAIILNYLLNYFPGLDIERRNCHGFTALMKAAMQGRAECVRALMLAGGDIQAQDNSRNMTPREWALFTGRYETANLMYRLMSKPCAEQFCDSFSLEWPMLEERVAQAQEPKSCWRRLINSLSCCPHGFYINNKVNPVDDGVLEHMVHITTSISSPVIATACRTVCPGSPPCIGKRRQAVQEILRRQRVSELKCLGPDRLNNYKRFFQNSRILFLPKSMDRRASLQPQLLNVMATVVMRRASLLPLNMLRRSSVRPGIVVPKVILCKAPPPNFMPGKLKRSNNNNQLQIPKWNYKMKKIERRQEEERQSLLPLVRRR encoded by the exons ATGGTGTTAATAacagaggaacagagtgaaGGTTCAAAGGTTCTGGAGAATGGAGTGTTCAGAGGCGTGGGACTGGGTGACAGTCCGTTTAGGACTAATAAAGTGGCTATGGATACACCTGCCATATCCATCACCAATGTTGAACAAAATGGGGATGAGTGTGAGGTGTCAGGAGAGGATGATAGCGAGGATTTTGAAGTTGATTACATGCAAAACTATTGGGAGGATGAGGACGATATCTACCAAGAGTTCGAGGAGTTGGACTTTGATGCCCTGCCAGATCGCTTGGACACGCAGAGCATTGCCTCGGACGATTCTTTCTATCCCCATGACGATTCGGTTGGGTCTCAAATTATGTACCAGCGATCGCCAAGCTCTGATAGCCCCAAACCGATTTCCTTCTTTAAGGCCTGCTGCAACAACAACACCATCATCGTCAAGATTATGATCAGACAAGGAGTGACCGAAGAGGAAGTGAAAGAGGCGGATCGGAACAGAAGA tCTGGTCTGATTATGGCGTGCTACCATGGCTACGTGGAAGTGGTCATCGCCCTCTCTCAGTGCCCGTGTCTCGATGTCAACTGGCAGGACAACGAGGGCAACACCGCTCTTATTACTGCAGCACAAGCAG GTCATGCGATCATCTTGAACTACCTGCTCAACTACTTCCCTGGGCTGGACATTGAGAGGAGGAACTGTCACGGTTTCACAGCTTTGATGAAGGCTGCCATGCAGGGCCGGGCTGAGTGTGTCAGGGCTCTCATGCTAGCTG GAGGTGATATTCAGGCACAGGACAACAGTCGCAATATGACACCCAGGGAGTGGGCTCTCTTCACTGGTCGATATGAGACAGCCAATCTGATGTATCGGCTGATGTCAAAGCCCTGTGCTGAGCAGTTCTGTGACTCCTTCTCCCTGGAGTGGCCCATGCTGGAG GAGCGGGTGGCCCAAGCCCAAGAGCCAAAGTCTTGCTGGAGGCGTTTGATCAACTCCCTTTCCTGCTGCCCTCATGGGTTTTACATCAACAATAAGGTTAACCCTGTGGATGATGGCGTTCTTGAGCACATGGTCCACATCACCACCAGTATCTCCAGTCCAGTCATTGCCACAGCTTGCCGCACTGTGTGTCCAGGCAGCCCTCCGTGCATCGGGAAGCGTCGTCAGGCTGTGCAGGAGATCCTGAGGAGGCAACGGGTATCTGAGCTGAAGTGTCTGGGCCCAGACAGACTTAACAACTACAAGAGATTTTTCCAGAACTCGCGGATCCTCTTTCTCCCCAAGTCGATGGATCGCAGAGCCAGCCTGCAGCCTCAGCTGCTAAACGTCATGGCCACAGTGGTCATGAGACGAGCAAGCCTCCTGCCTCTTAATATGCTGAGGAGAAGCAGCGTGCGACCAGGCATTGTAGTGCCCAAAGTGATTCTCTGCAAAGCCCCGCCTCCGAACTTCATGCCTGGAAAACTCAAACGGAGCAATAACAACAACCAGCTCCAGATCCCCAAGTGGAACTACAAGATGAAGAAAATAGAGAggaggcaggaggaggagaggcaaAGTCTGTTACCTCTGGTAAGGAGGAGATGA